From the genome of Glycine max cultivar Williams 82 chromosome 2, Glycine_max_v4.0, whole genome shotgun sequence, one region includes:
- the LOC100794205 gene encoding transcription factor MYB13, producing the protein MVRAPCCEKMGLKKGPWTPEEDQILMSYIQKHGHGNWRALPKLAGLLRCGKSCRLRWINYLRPDIKRGNFSSEEEEIIIKMHELLGNRWSAIAAKLPGRTDNEIKNVWHTHLKKRLLNSDIQKRVSKPRIKRSDSNSSTLTQLEPTSSACTTSLSDFSSFSEGTKNMDNMIKSEDIESVETIMPPIDESFWSEATVDYESSTMMTSNSWTISNELAPPQYQFNSVESFQQQSVDYNGSNDDHDGMDFWYDIFIKSGESIELPEF; encoded by the exons ATGGTTAGAGCTCCTTGTTGTGAAAAGATGGGATTGAAGAAGGGTCCTTGGACCCCAGAGGAAGATCAAATCCTCATGTcatacatccaaaaacatggcCATGGAAATTGGCGTGCCCTCCCAAAGCTTGCAG GGTTATTAAGGTGTGGCAAGAGCTGCAGGCTAAGGTGGATTAACTATTTAAGGCCAGATATCAAGAGAGGAAATTTTTCAAGCGAAGAAGAGGAAATTATCATTAAGATGCATGAGTTGCTGGGGAACAG GTGGTCAGCAATTGCAGCAAAATTACCAGGAAGAACtgacaatgaaataaaaaatgtgtggCACACCCACTTGAAGAAGAGGCTACTGAATTCAGATATCCAAAAAAGGGTTTCCAAGCCAAGAATCAAACGATCTGATTCCAATTCCAGCACACTAACTCAATTAGAACCTACATCATCAGCATGCACTACTTCTTTAAGTGACTTTTCATCATTTAGTGAAGGGACTAAAAACATGGACAACATGATCAAGAGTGAAGACATAGAGTCTGTGGAGACAATAATGCCTCCAATTGATGAAAGCTTTTGGTCAGAGGCAACAGTGGATTATGAAAGCTCCACCATGATGACATCAAATTCTTGGACAATTTCAAATGAATTAGCACCCCCTCAATACCAATTTAATTCAGTGGAAAGCTTCCAACAACAAAGTGTTGATTATAATGGTTCAAACGATGATCATGATGGCATGGATTTCTGGTATGACATATTCATCAAATCAGGGGAGTCAATCGAATTGCCAGAGTTCTGA
- the CRY2B gene encoding cryptochrome-2-like — MGMNKTIVWFRRDLRIEDNPALAAAAAAKDGSVFPVYIWCPKEEGQFYPGRVSRWWLKQSLAHLDKSLKSLGAELMLIKTDSTLEALLECVNAIQATKVVFNHLYDPVSLVRDHNIKEKLVELGISVKSYNGDLLFEPWSIYDETGHAFTTFDPFWNRCLHMQMKAFSLIPPQLILAEGKVGKCSIEQLGLEDESEKSSNALLGRAWYPGWNKTDKALTEFVEQHLLHYSKNRLKVGGDSTSLLSPYIHFGELSVRKVFQLARTKQILWANEGNSAGEESATVFLRAIGLREYSRYLCFNFPSTIEKPLLGNLAFFPWKTDPANFKAWRQGRTGYPLVDAGMRELWATGWIHNKIRVIVSSFAVKMLLIPWRWGMKYFWDTLLDADLESDILGWQYISGCLPDGHKLERLDDPAIHGAKFDPEGEYVRQWLPELARMPAEWIHHPWNAPLTVLRASGVELGQNYPKPIIDIDQAREQLTEAIFKMWENEAASKGSGSEERHEVVDESESLAIPKVFLKDKVSHITSSSNDQKVPTLDNPQIDPPNRKRPKCSAEVEQKQNNSRNLSKDTGVSSIDQDVSSTAESSCKRESSSSYSFSVPQ, encoded by the exons ATGGGTATGAATAAGACTATAGTTTGGTTTAGGAGGGACCTTAGAATCGAGGACAATCCTGCAttagctgctgctgctgctgccaaGGATGGTTCTGTCTTCCCTGTCTATATTTGGTGTCCCAAAGAGGAAGGGCAATTTTATCCGGGTCGAGTGTCGAGGTGGTGGCTGAAGCAGTCTCTTGCACACTTGGATAAGTCACTGAAATCACTTGGAGCTGAACTAATGCTTATCAAAACTGATAGTACTCTTGAGGCTCTTTTGGAATGTGTAAATGCAATTCAAGCAACAAAAGTAGTGTTTAACCATCTCTATG ATCCGGTTTCACTTGTTCGTGATCACAACATCAAAGAAAAGCTAGTGGAACTTGGTATAAGTGTGAAAAGCTACAATGGGGATTTGTTGTTTGAGCCATGGAGTATATACGATGAGACCGGACAtgcttttacaacctttgatcCCTTTTGGAACAGATGCTTGCATATGCAAATGAAAGCTTTTTCACTTATTCCTCCTCAATTAATTCTAGCGGAAG GAAAAGTTGGGAAATGTTCAATTGAACAACTAGGTCTTGAGGATGAATCAGAAAAATCGAGCAATGCATTATTAGGAAGAGCATGGTATCCAGGTTGGAACAAGACTGACAAGGCTTTAACCGAATTTGTTGAACAGCACCTACTTCACTACTCCAAAAACAGGTTAAAGGTTGGTGGGGATTCCACTTCACTCTTGTCACCATATATTCATTTTGGAGAACTGAGTGTGAGGAAAGTTTTTCAGTTGGCACGTACCAAGCAGATATTATGGGCAAATGAAGGAAACAGTGCTGGTGAAGAGAGTGCAACTGTTTTTCTCAGGGCCATTGGACTTAGAGAGTACTCGCGCTATCTTTGTTTCAATTTCCCATCCACCATAGAGAAGCCACTGCTTGGGAACTTGGCATTTTTCCCTTGGAAGACTGATCCTGCCAACTTTAAGGCTTGGAGACAAGGTAGGACTGGCTATCCTTTGGTTGATGCAGGAATGAGAGAACTATGGGCAACAGGATGGATACACAACAAAATAAGAGTCATAGTTTCTAGTTTCGCTGTGAAAATGTTGCTCATACCATGGAGATGGGGAATGAAATATTTCTGGGACACACTTTTGGATGCAGATCTTGAAAGTGATATCTTGGGCTGGCAGTACATCTCAGGCTGCTTGCCTGATGGCCACAAGCTTGAGCGCTTGGACGATCCTGCG ATTCATGGGGCTAAATTCGATCCAGAAGGTGAGTATGTACGCCAATGGTTGCCTGAGTTGGCAAGAATGCCAGCTGAGTGGATTCATCACCCTTGGAATGCACCCCTTACTGTGCTAAGAGCATCAGGAGTTGAGTTAGGTCAAAACTATCCGAAACCAATCATTGACATAGATCAGGCAAGAGAACAATTGACTGAAGCAATATTCAAGATGTGGGAAAATGAGGCAGCTTCGAAAGGATCTGGCTCAGAAGAGAGACATGAAGTTGTTGATGAGAGTGAAAGTTTGGCCATTCCAAAAGTTTTCTTGAAGGACAAGGTTTCGCACATCACTTCTTCATCTAATGATCAGAAGGTGCCAACACTTGATAATCCCCAGATTGATCCTCCTAATAGAAAGAGACCAAAATGTTCGGCAGAGGTCGAGCAGAAGCAGAATAATTCGCGAAATCTTAGCAAGGATACCGGGGTGTCAAGCATTGATCAAGACGTGTCCTCCACGGCTGAATCTTCATGCAAGAGGGAGAGTTCAAGCTCTTATTCATTCTCTGTCCCACAATAA
- the PHT1-14 gene encoding inorganic phosphate transporter 1-14 isoform X1, producing the protein MAGELGVLNALDVAKTQWYHFTAIVIAGMGFFTDAYDLFCISLVTKLLGRLYYTEPGAPKPGSLPPRVQASVTGVALCGTLAGQLFFGWLGDKMGRKRVYGLTLILMVVCSLASGLSFGSTPEGVMASLCFFRFWLGFGIGGDYPLSATIMSEYANKKTRGAFIAAVFAMQGFGILAGGVVALIVSYAYDQKYKLPSYEQNPEASLDPAFDYVWRIVLMFGAVPAALTYYWRMKMPETARYTALVAKNAKQAAADMSKVLQVELEAEEEKVKKLTENESNKYGLFTKEFVKRHGLHLLGTTTTWFLLDIAFYSQNLFQKDIFSAIGWIPPAKEMNAIHEVYKIARAQTLIALCSTVPGYWFTVALIDYMGRFAIQLLGFFFMTVFMFALAIPYDHWSEKENRIGFVVMYSFTFFFANFGPNSTTFVVPAEIFPARLRSTCHGISAAAGKAGAIVGAFGFLYAAQSKDPSKTDAGYPTGIGIKNSLIMLGVINFIGMLFTLLVPESKGKSLEELSGENGENDAEHAVSARTVPV; encoded by the exons ATGGCTGGAGAATTGGGAGTTTTGAATGCACTTGATGTGGCAAAGACACAATGGTACCACTTCACTGCTATTGTGATCGCTGGAATGGGTTTCTTCACCGATGCCTATGACCTCTTCTGCATTTCCCTAGTCACCAAGCTTCTAGGGAGGCTATATTACACAGAACCAGGTGCACCAAAGCCAGGTTCACTTCCTCCAAGAGTTCAAGCTTCTGTGACTGGTGTAGCACTATGTGGCACATTAGCCGGCCAACTATTCTTTGGTTGGCTTGGTGACAAAATGGGGAGAAAAAGAGTCTATGGACTAACACTCATTCTCATGGTAGTGTGCTCCCTTGCCTCAGGACTCTCCTTTGGGTCAACTCCAGAGGGTGTCATGGCCTCACTTTGCTTCTTCAGGTTCTGGCTAGGGTTTGGGATTGGTGGTGACTACCCTCTTTCTGCCACAATCATGTCTGAATATGCCAACAAGAAGACGCGTGGCGCGTTCATAGCCGCGGTGTTTGCAATGCAAGGATTCGGAATCCTGGCTGGTGGAGTGGTGGCATTGATTGTTTCATATGCATATGACCAAAAGTACAAGCTTCCTAGTTATGAACAGAATCCAGAAGCATCCTTGGACCCCGCATTTGACTATGTTTGGAGAATAGTTTTGATGTTTGGTGCAGTTCCTGCTGCACTCACCTACTACTGGCGCATGAAGATGCCAGAGACAGCACGTTACACTGCCCTTGTGGCCAAGAATGCAAAACAAGCTGCTGCAGACATGTCTAAGGTGTTGCAAGTGGAACTTGAAGCTGAAGAGGAGAAGGTGAAGAAATTGACAGAGAATGAGAGCAACAAGTATGGTTTGTTCACCAAGGAATTTGTGAAACGCCATGGCCTGCATTTGTTGGGAACCACCACCACTTGGTTCTTGTTGGACATAGCATTCTACAgccaaaaccttttccagaagGACATTTTCAGTGCAATTGGGTGGATCCCTCCAGCAAAGGAAATGAATGCAATCCACGAG GTGTATAAGATTGCAAGAGCACAAACACTCATAGCACTATGCAGTACTGTGCCAGGTTACTGGTTCACAGTGGCATTAATTGATTACATGGGCCGTTTTGCCATCCAATTGTTGGGGTTCTTCTTCATGACTGTGTTCATGTTTGCTTTGGCTATACCATATGATCATTGGTCTGAGAAAGAAAACAGAATTGGGTTTGTGGTGATGTACTCTTTCACCTTTTTCTTTGCCAATTTTGGTCCAAATTCCACCACATTTGTTGTGCCAGCAGAGATTTTCCCTGCAAGGCTAAGGTCCACTTGCCATGGAATCTCTGCTGCTGCAGGAAAGGCTGGTGCAATTGTGGGTGCATTTGGGTTCCTATATGCTGCACAAAGCAAGGACCCTTCCAAGACTGATGCAGGGTACCCTACTGGTATTGGAATTAAGAACTCACTCATTATGCTTGGTGTGATCAACTTCATTGGGATGTTGTTCACCTTGCTTGTTCCAGAATCAAAGGGAAAATCACTGGAGGAGTTGAGTGGGGAGAATGGTGAAAATGATGCTGAACATGCAGTGTCTGCTAGGACAGTTCCTGTTTGA